The DNA region GCGAGGCCCCGGCCGCCAGGAGCAGCTCGGCACAGCGGTTTTCGCCTTGGACGGCGGCGAGATAGAGCGGTGTGGCTCCGTCAGGGTCGCGGGTGTCGGGATCGGCCCCTTGGGCGAGGAGTCGCTGGAGAAGGCCGACTCGTCCGTCACCGGCAGCCGCGGCAAGCCGCTTCGGCAGCTTCTTACGCTTTCTGTTGTTCACGTGTTTCCACAGGCGCGGGGCCTACCGCCTGGAGCTGCGGAAGGTGCAGTGGTGCGCCCGGTACCCCTTTCCGTACTTCTTGCTGATCTGGGCCTGTACATCTCGCTGGGCGGACTTTTCGGCCTCCGACTTGCTCTTCCCCTTTCCGTTGCCCTTGAGCTGCTTGTCTCCGTGGTCGCCACTTCCGATCTTCTCGACACCACAGACGGCGGTGGAGTACCACGCCTTGGGCTTTGCCATGATGGCGTCGGAGGCTTCGGCGGTTCCGGTGAGGGCGAGCAGAACGCATGCCACTGCCGCGGTCCAGCAGGCGATGGACTTCTTCACGGTGCCTCGCTTTCGGTCGGTGGTGGGCGTGGGGGGCGCCCGGCGGACACCATGGCATGCGCAGAGGATGAGATTGTGCGGCCGTTCAAGGCTGGAGTTGACGCGCGGAACGGTTCTTCGCCCGTTGTCACGGGGGTGGGCGACTCCTACGGGGCGTGGTGGTTTCACACCTTCGCGTGAGGTGGACCGAGGGGCCGTTCGCATTACCTCGGGCCGAGAGCCCGCGACCAAGGCCGCGGCCGACTTTGCCTGACTGGTGGGACTGCCGTGACAGCGGCGTGGGACCGCATAGGAACGTGGTCGCAGTCGCACACCCCCACGTCGCGCGCGGCGCTCCGACCGCCCGCGACCTGCGATCAGTTGGGCAGTGCCGAATCACGCCGCGAGTACGACGACGCGGTCCGGGACGTCCTCGACGCGCAGGGCGCTCGCCCAGTTCGCCGGCTCCCCGGTGAGGGAGCCCGTGACAGCCGTCACCGGGGGTCCGAGGGATCCACCAGGGCGCACGGTACGGGCAGGGCGCCCGGCAGGACGTCCACGGTGAGGCGGGATCCGCAGTCCGCGATCAGTTCGCCGTCGTGCTCGAAGCAGAGGGGCTGCCCGTCGGTGCGTTCGAGGACGACCCTGCGCCCCCTGGTGTACACCGTGCCGTCGAGGCCGACGTGCGCACCCGTGCGCAGCAGCTCCGGGACGTCCGTGGCGGGGACCTCGGCTCCCATCACGCAGACGTCGAGCAGTCCGTCGTCCAGGACGGAGTCCGGCAGGACGAGGAACTGCCAGGACCGTTTCTCCCTTGTGGACCACGATCCCGTCGACGGTGACACGGCCCGGGAAGGGGGTGTACTGCGCCGCCGCGTGGTCGAGTCCGGCCCGCAGCCGGTCCTTGCCGCGCATCTCGATGCCTCGGGCGCTGCGCAGCACTTCGGCGGTGAGGCCGACTCCCGCGCCGAGCACGATCAGCTCGCCTTTGCATAGGTGGCCCAGAGCCTGTCAAAGATGGGGCGCACGATCTGCTGCTGCTCGGTGGTCAGGCTGACATCTTCCTCCACCAGCCGGTCGAGGAGCTCCTGCCAGACCAGTTCGGCATCGTCAAAGGGCATCTCCTCGTCGTACTTCCAGGTGTCGAAGGACAAATCGATTCCTTCGAACCAACCTTCTTCGCCCTCACCATCGGTCCACGGGTACATCGGGAGTGTTGTCGTCATGAGCGGAATGTACTTTGCCGCGCTGACAACACTGGTGATCACCAGCACCGCACGATCGCTGGCATCGACATGATCTCGCAGCCCGGGACGCAGCCCGCGTTCTCCACCTTCCCGCACCGGCCATACCGCCGGAGGGCGTAGGACCCTCACACCCGACACAGCAGCCGCCTGACCGAACCACTCAACCCAGCTGAATAGCTACGTCGAGATCGTCATGCGGCATGCGTAGTCGCGTAGGACGGCGAGGAAGCCGGCTTCTTCGACGTGTAGGTCAAGGACGATGGGAAGGGTGTTCGTCAGTCGCCGATCCTGATGCATGGGCAGGCCGGGATCGCCGGGTCAGTCAATTCGCAGACTCCGCTTCCAGTTCGAACCATCGAACTCCATTACATCCTTGGGCCCGATGGACCACATGATCCCGTCGGCCGCGCTCAGGTGATAACAGGTCTGCGGAACGTCGTCTCCGAAATCGACGGGCTTGAGCTTGCCGTCCTCGAGTCGATAGACGAAATGGGTGGAAGACACGTACAGCTGTCCATCGAAAACCTCCATGCCCCAGAGGTCTTCTTTGGTGCTTTCATGCTCGATCACTTCCCATTGATCATCGCGTCCCCGAAGCAAGGTGCCGAGCTGGCCGCAGGCATAGGCAAAACCGTCCGACGCGCAGCGAACTTTGTAGAGCGCCAGGTTGGTCGGACTGTTCTGCTGGGTGAAGAAGGAACCGTCATACTTCCAGATTTCACCTTCCCAACCGACCGTGTATATCTCCTGTTCGCTGAACCCATCGATGGACTCGAAGCTCGTGTCGGTGATCGGGGTGTCACCGACTTGGGCGCTCTGGTCAATGCATTTCCACTGATCTTCGCCATCGCGAACATAGGCCTGCCGGCAGGTTCCTACGGCATAGGCTCTACCTTTCGCGATACCACGTACTTCACGAAGAGGGCCGCGCTTCCTCGGATCCACTCCGCAGCTTGCGATGGATGCCTCTTCCTTTACAGCGCCGCCACCACTAGCTTGTACCGATCCATCGGTGCCCAGCACCAGGTAACGTTCGGTCGGCACATGGCAGACCGTTCCGGAACAGGCAAGCCATTCCACTGTGCCGGCGCCCCAATTTCCACGATCCAGAGAGAACAGTAGCGAATCTGTGTAACCTTCGCTGACAGCGGCATCGTTCGCGATAATCAAATAGCTGAGATCTGAATAGCGAACGACTCCAGTACCAATGCTGAGTCCGCTGAACCGTGGATCTCGAGTGTCCATTTTGGTCTCCTGATGTGAGTAAATTAACGGTCAGACTCGCTAAGGGCTGTCCCGTAAATGCCCTTCGCCGTCTGTGTCGACGAAACCTTGGATGCGTCGCGAGGCAGTTTGAGTGGCGGCAGGCGTCAGAGGCTCTTCCTTGCGGCTCCTGCGGCTTGACGTCAAGCTCACGCAGATTGTTCAGCAATCCCTGCGATCCAGCACTACGGAGCGATTCAGCGGTGCCGCACTTCGGTCATCCAGCGCCCCGGCAGTCTGGCGACGCGACAGCGCAGCACAGAGCTGCCGGGAATTCCGGCCGTCATCTCATCGGCGTCTTCGACGTTGGCGGCGGCCACTGACAATCGGCCCCCCGGCCGACGCCCGGCCGCCCCCGGTCATGCACGGTCCAGCCATTCCTCCAGCGCGTCCGGGGTGTCGGGGAGCCCGTACTCCGAGGACAGGCGCATGCCCAACTGCCCCGACGTCCAGATCCGGTCACCGGTCAGCAGCGCCCGCAGCATCGCGTGCTGCCAGGGCGTCAGCGTGTCCGCGCTGCCGGGTTCGGCATCGCCGAGCGCGAGGACGACCAGATCCGCGGCCTCTGCCCATGGCACCCGGTCCTGGTTCTCGATACCGGCGATGGCCCGTCCGGCCGCGTCCAGTGCGGCGTCCCGGGAGGCGGCGGGCAGCCGGTGGAGCGTCGGGACGATCAGCTGTTCCGGGGAGTTGAAGCAGAAGCCGGTCCTGGGCTCCATCCCGTACTCCTCCGGATCGACACTGATCGCGCCCAGCTCCCCGACCAGCACGTCGATGGCCGCGGCCGGGACATCGGGGGTGGCGATCCTGCTCAGCGCCACCGCCGCCGCCCAGCGGTCGGGGTCGTCCACGTCGGCGAGCATCCGCTCCAGAAAGGCCGTGTCGGACCGGTCCCCGCAGGCGCCCGCCAGCAGCCCGATGGCGATGAGCACCGTCGTGCGGTCACTTCTGGGCAGCGGGCTTCGGACGCTCAGCCGGCGCAGCGCGGGCAGGATGTCCGCCGCCCTGCCAGGGAACCAGGCCAGGAGATGGGCCGCCTCGCCCGCGACCCCCGGGTCCTGGTGGTCCAGCAGCGGCACGATGACCGGCACGCCCGCTGCCACGGCCGCATGGGTGGCGGCCTCGAGTTCCCTGTCCTGCTGCGGCCAGTCCGCGAATCCGGCCTCGTCGTAGCCGTCCGGCAGCAACTCGACCTCATCCTCGCCGACGACCAGGTGACGCAGGTAGACCAGGACGCGGGCCGGGTGAGGGGTGGTCTCCTCGGCGAGCATGTGCAACAGGAACGGCACGGCGTGGAGCGTGGCCTCGTAGACGCTTCCCTGGTGGTAGAGGTTGGACCACATACGGTCCCACGCCTGTGTCCGGCGTTCCCCGTCGCCGCGGACCAGAACGCGCAGCTGCTCCGGGACGTCGGTCGCCGGGCCGTAGGCGTGCCGGAGTTCGGCCCAGGGCACCTGGTCGAGTTCGTCGAGTGGGCGGGTGCCGGGCGACGGTACGGCGCGGTCGGGTCTCACCGGGCGCTCCCCGGGGCCTCGGGTGCGGCGGTGCGCTGGTCCTGGCGCCACCGCTGGAACGCGGGCTGGGCGGCGAGGTCGCCGAAGTCGCCGAAGTCGCCGAAGGAGGGGTCACGGGTGAGGACCCGGTCGGCCACCCGGTAGGCGTCGTCGGTGCGGCCGAGGGCGAGCAGGACGCGGACCTGGGTGTCGCGGACGAAGTCGTAATCCGGCCCGGCGGCGACGGTCAGCGCCTGCTCGACGGCGGCGAGCGCGCGCTCCGGCTCGCCGCCGTGCAGCAGATGCCAGGCCAGGGCATTGCCTGTGCGGCGTTTGACTTCTTCCTGGAAGGCACCCTCGTCGGTGAAGTGCCAGATCTGTCCGGGTATCAGGGAGAGCGCCTGCTCGGCGTACCGGATGAGTGTGGCGGTCAGCCGGGGCCGGTCGGCGTCCGGTGCGTTGTCGACGAGTTGACCGAGGGCGTCAACCAGGCCGTAGAGGGCATAGAGCTGGTCGTAGTCGGAGTGGCAGGCGCCGGGGACGCAGAGGGTGAGGGCCTCCTCGAAGTCGGCTGCGGCTTCCTGGTGGTCCTTCGCGAAGAGCTTGCCGCCGCCGGTCCTGACCAGGGCGTGCACGGACTGCCAGTTCGGGTCGTGGACGACCTCCTTGGTGCCGGTGTCCCGCAGGTCGAGCCGGGTCCGCGGAAACATCGCGCGCAGACGCTCCAGCGTGGGCCGGTCGAGCTTGGTGTACCGCAGGCCCGCGAACTCGAGCCGGCGCAGTCCGAAGAACGACTCTGGAAGGGTGGTGAGTTCGTTGAACGACAGGTCGATGTGTCGCAGGTTCGACAGGTGGGTGAACGCGTCGTCGGGCAGCGCGCGGAAGGCGGTGCGCGCCTTCCGGCCGTCGAACGTTTCCTTGCCCCAGCGGTCGATCTCCAGGTGTTCGAGGGTGGTGATGCGCCAGATGCCGGAGAGCAGGTCGCGGCTGGGCGGGGGCTGGTTGGAGCCCGAGGCGCTGCCGCTCAGGCGCAGGACGCGCAGCCGGGGCAGCCGGGCCAGGTCGGGCAGCCGCGTCAGTCGGGCGGACAGGGAGTTGCGCAGGTTGAGTTCCTTCAGTTCGGTCAGGTTCAGCAGCTCGTCGGGGACGGAGGCCAGCCAGACGTACGACAGGTCGAGCGTCCTCAGTCCGGTCAGGCGGGTGACGATCGGGGGGAAGTCGACCCCGTCGCGGTAGTAGCGGCCCTGGTGCTGGCGGGACAGGTCCAGTTCGCGCAGCGTGTGCAGCCGGGCGAGCGTGTCGGGGAGCGGGCAGGTCAGCCGTGCGGCGCGCAGCACCTCCAGGCGGTCCAGGTCGCCGAGGGAGTCCGGCAGGGCTGTGAAGGCGTTGTCGGAGATGTCCAGCAGCCGCAGGTTCCGCAGCCGGCCGATGGACTCGGGCAGCCCGGTCAGCTGTGTCCCGGCCAGGTGGAGTTCTTCGAGGGCGGCCAGCTCGCCGATGCGCGGGTCGATTGTCTTGAGCTCGGCGTTGCCCTCCAGGGAGAGGACCCGCAGGTTGGGGAAGGAGAGGAGCTGCTCGGGGAAGTGCCTCAACTTGCGTCCGGACAGGTCGAGTCCGGTCACCTCCTCCGCACGCACCAGCAGCGCGTCCAGCTCCTCCAGGGCGGCCAGATGGCTCGGCCGGACCCCGGCGCGCAGCACCTGCCGCCCCTCGCGCAAGGCCTCCTCGATCTTCCGCGCGTCAGCCGTGCCGTGGTCGTCGAGGAGTTCGGGCAGCAGGACGGTGCCCAGCTCCACTTTGGTGAAGTCCACCGGGCAGTTGGTGTAGTGGGGGTCGGCGACGAGCAGTGCCTGCGGCTGCTCGGCGAAGGTCATGCCGAAGTACGACATGCTGATGATGATCCGGGCGCGGGTCCGCCCGCACACCACGAGCCAACCGCCGTCGTCCCCGTACGAGCCGCAGATGCCGCCCGCCACCTCCAGGTCACCACGCACCACCACGTTGGGGCAGCCGGACAACAGCACGTTGCGCGCCCGCAGAGCCCCGGTGACCAGGAAGAAGTTGCTGCCGAGGTCGTCCCACCAGGCCAGGTCACCGTCGACGGTCAGATCACCGTCCACGACGGTGTTGTACGGCACCCAGTCGCTGTCGCCCTCCGGCTCCAGGTGACCCGCGACATGCAGACCGCCCTCGTACAAGCGGATCTCCTGCTCGTCGGCGAAGTCCACGTACGGGTAGCCGACATCGGCGGAGACCCGGAACCGCTCCTCCGCCTCCTGGGCGCTGATGAGGCGGTACCCCACCGGTGAGTGCACCGTTGTGAGGGCGGGGGGTACTGACGGGCCGCTCTGGGTTTCGTCATCGGCCATCTGCGGTTGCTCCGTGGGGTGAAGTGCCCGGTAAGGCGGATTCGGTGGGGGAAGTGCGAGGCGCGGTCGGCTGGGGCGAGCCGCCAGGCCGACGGGTACATGCGCTCAGTGGGCCTCGGCTTGCGCGTCCGTGCGGAAGACCGGCAGACCCTCGCGGAGCCGGGCGAACAGCAGACCCCGGTCCATCATTTCCTCGTCCTCGTCCTCGTCCTCGTCAACGGCGAACACCTCGTCCACCAGCAGCTCGCGCAACTGCTCCTGGACGCTGTCGCCGTACCCCTGCTCGAAGTCGTCCAGGTCGAAGTGGAGCTCCGCTTCCACCGAGGCGATCGTCTCGTGCTCGTCCTCGATGACCAGGCGGGCGCGGATGGTGCCCGCCTGGAGCGTGTTGTCGTTGTAGTCGCCGTAGACGACATCGGCCTCGATGTCTCCGTCGACGGACATCTCGCCGTTGGTGAACACCCCTCGGGCCGTCACCCCGCCGCGGATGGCCACCACCGAATCCGGGCCGCAGTCCGCCAGCACGCCTTCGACCGTCAGCGAGCCGGTGACCACGAAGGGGGCCACCACATCCAGGTCGCCCTTCACCACCAGGTCGCCGTGATGAAAGAACGG from Streptomyces sp. NBC_01591 includes:
- a CDS encoding leucine-rich repeat domain-containing protein; translated protein: MADDETQSGPSVPPALTTVHSPVGYRLISAQEAEERFRVSADVGYPYVDFADEQEIRLYEGGLHVAGHLEPEGDSDWVPYNTVVDGDLTVDGDLAWWDDLGSNFFLVTGALRARNVLLSGCPNVVVRGDLEVAGGICGSYGDDGGWLVVCGRTRARIIISMSYFGMTFAEQPQALLVADPHYTNCPVDFTKVELGTVLLPELLDDHGTADARKIEEALREGRQVLRAGVRPSHLAALEELDALLVRAEEVTGLDLSGRKLRHFPEQLLSFPNLRVLSLEGNAELKTIDPRIGELAALEELHLAGTQLTGLPESIGRLRNLRLLDISDNAFTALPDSLGDLDRLEVLRAARLTCPLPDTLARLHTLRELDLSRQHQGRYYRDGVDFPPIVTRLTGLRTLDLSYVWLASVPDELLNLTELKELNLRNSLSARLTRLPDLARLPRLRVLRLSGSASGSNQPPPSRDLLSGIWRITTLEHLEIDRWGKETFDGRKARTAFRALPDDAFTHLSNLRHIDLSFNELTTLPESFFGLRRLEFAGLRYTKLDRPTLERLRAMFPRTRLDLRDTGTKEVVHDPNWQSVHALVRTGGGKLFAKDHQEAAADFEEALTLCVPGACHSDYDQLYALYGLVDALGQLVDNAPDADRPRLTATLIRYAEQALSLIPGQIWHFTDEGAFQEEVKRRTGNALAWHLLHGGEPERALAAVEQALTVAAGPDYDFVRDTQVRVLLALGRTDDAYRVADRVLTRDPSFGDFGDFGDLAAQPAFQRWRQDQRTAAPEAPGSAR